In Planifilum fulgidum, the genomic stretch GGTTAAACCGGATTGAATGTCATTTTGGCCCGCTTCGCAAGTTCGTTTTCGAAGGAAGCAATTATTCATCTCATGATGAATTGGCTAAAGCCATCCAAGCATACATCCGTTGGCGCAACAAAAACAAACATCACGAAGCCATCTTAAAAGAACAAAACAAGATCAAGGTTGCCTGAAGGGGCACTAGAAAATAGGAGAGCAGGCTATTTTTTATAGAGGTTTGAAATGGAAACATAATCAGGAATAAACCTGTCATTGGTGAAGTGCATGATGAAATAAGAGATGTCTCCGGACATCCAACAACCTTGGCTTCATTAGAGCTTCCTAAGTGACGATCGAACTTCGTCTCCGGATGTATCCCAACGAGAAAAGATAAAACCCAGGAATCGTGAGATTGTGGAGGATGCGCTAAAGACATTTTATAAAAGGGAATAGAGACATAATGAAATTTCAATAGACTATCTCCGTGTTCGAAA encodes the following:
- a CDS encoding transposase, encoding LKVLRRRYHRSERLYIVLDNFSPHHHKKVKTWARENNVELIYTPTYASWLNRIECHFGPLRKFVFEGSNYSSHDELAKAIQAYIRWRNKNKHHEAILKEQNKIKVA